The following are encoded together in the Lathyrus oleraceus cultivar Zhongwan6 chromosome 3, CAAS_Psat_ZW6_1.0, whole genome shotgun sequence genome:
- the LOC127132622 gene encoding uncharacterized protein LOC127132622 has translation MSEATTKPNQTTNSTIIFFTRWSGLTNITSHSIHIYLLSHTSLFTTSHTNSLSLMGNHFSFASTIKIIHHDGSIQEFDQPITVAELMLDHPKHVVVEFHAALKQKKPTPLPADKNLEMNKKYVMVPVKPGKPVGLKAEDCRRILSMVDSSLDSSNYLMCSNGFVPWIVRFLKKKNGAVGEAEKSLQIDEEERFEFCEFLPEMMEEREEYLNLSRQLSGKGWKPSLDTIKEKKVKKKVSGWLFLRSFVGAKI, from the coding sequence ATGTCAGAGGCAACaaccaaaccaaatcaaactACTAATTCCACCATTATATTCTTCACAAGATGGAGCGGTTTAACAAACATCACTTCCCATTCCATACATATTTACCTTCTTTCTCACACCTctcttttcacaacttcacaCACCAACTCTCTCTCTCTAATGGGAAACCATTTCTCATTTGCTTCTACCATCAAAATCATTCACCATGATGGTTCAATTCAAGAGTTTGATCAACCAATAACAGTAGCAGAACTCATGTTAGATCATCCAAAGCATGTTGTCGTTGAGTTTCATGCAGCGCTGAAACAGAAAAAACCAACGCCGTTACCAGCTGACAAGAATCTTGAGATGAACAAAAAATATGTTATGGTTCCGGTGAAGCCGGGGAAGCCGGTCGGATTAAAGGCGGAAGATTGTCGTCGGATTCTTTCGATGGTTGATTCGTCTCTTGATTCTAGTAATTATCTTATGTGCTCTAATGGCTTTGTTCCTTGGATTGTAAGGTTTTTGAAGAAAAAGAATGGCGCAGTTGGAGAGGCTGAGAAGAGTTTGCAGATAGATGAAGAAGAGAGGTTTGAGTTTTGTGAGTTTTTGCCGGAAATGATGGAAGAGAGAGAAGAGTATTTGAATTTGAGTAGGCAATTGTCAGGGAAAGGGTGGAAGCCTAGTTTGGATACTATTAAGGAAAAGAAGGTTAAGAAAAAGGTATCTGGTTGGTTATTTCTTAGAAGTTTTGTTGGTGCAAAGATTTGA